Within Halobacterium jilantaiense, the genomic segment AACAGCCTCTCGCTGGTCGTGCTGGTGACGCTGGGCTGCGTGCTCGTCGGCGTGCCGCTGGCCGTCCTCACGGTCCAGACCGACCTCCCCGGCCGCCGGTTCTGGACTGTCGTCGCCGCGCTGCCGCTGGTCGTCCCGAGCTACATCGGTGCGTTCACGTTCGTCTCCGCGTTCGGCCCCCGCGGCGACCTCGCGGACGCGCTCGCCGTCGTCGGCATCGAACGCATCCCCACAATCTACGGCCTGCAGGGCACCGCGCTCGTCCTGATTCTGTTCACGTACCCCTACGTCTTCCTCACGACGCGGGCCGCCCTCCTCTCGTTCGACGGCACGCTCGTGGAAGCCGCACGCACCCTCAACCACTCGCGCTGGGCGGCGTTCAAGCGCGTCACCATTCCCCAGATTCTGCCCGGGGTCGCGGCCGGCGGGCTGCTCGCCGCGCTCTACGCGCTCTCGGACTTCGGGACGCCGTCTATCATGCGCTACGAGGTGTTCACGCAGCAGATTTACGTCGCCCAGCGCAGCCTCGGCGTTCCCGAGGGGTACCCCGCGTTGCTCTCCATGCAGTTGCTCGTCGTCGTCACCGTGGTGCTCGCCCTGGAGTCACGCATCGGTGCCGGTGACACCTCCTACGTCTCCCGGGGGTCCCGGCAGCCCGGCCGCATCGAACTCGGCGTCTGGAAGTGGCCGGCGCTCGCGTTCTGTGGCGGTATCGCGGTGCTCGCGCTCGGCGTGCCGCTCGGCGTGCTCGCGTGGTGGTTCCAGCGCGCCGGCAGCGCTGTCTTCGAGTTCGACCCGACCGCCGCCTGGAACTCGCTGAAGGTGTCGGTCGCCGCCGCGGGCGCTGCCACCGTGCTCGCGCTTCCCGTGGCGGGGTACGCCGCGCGCTCGTCGTCTCGATTCTCGGAGGTCACCGACCGCCTCACGTACGTCGGCTACGCCGTCCCCGGGGTCGTCATCGCGCTCGCGCTGCTATACCTCTCCACGGAGTTCGTGCAGTCCCTGTACAAGACGGTCCCGCT encodes:
- a CDS encoding ABC transporter permease; this translates as MAASERLARLRSAVVGGDDEPGLSLAVLAGAVAAFVSLPLVALLVRASNYGFGHLVGLLTETGSLDVLLNSLSLVVLVTLGCVLVGVPLAVLTVQTDLPGRRFWTVVAALPLVVPSYIGAFTFVSAFGPRGDLADALAVVGIERIPTIYGLQGTALVLILFTYPYVFLTTRAALLSFDGTLVEAARTLNHSRWAAFKRVTIPQILPGVAAGGLLAALYALSDFGTPSIMRYEVFTQQIYVAQRSLGVPEGYPALLSMQLLVVVTVVLALESRIGAGDTSYVSRGSRQPGRIELGVWKWPALAFCGGIAVLALGVPLGVLAWWFQRAGSAVFEFDPTAAWNSLKVSVAAAGAATVLALPVAGYAARSSSRFSEVTDRLTYVGYAVPGVVIALALLYLSTEFVQSLYKTVPLLVFAYVVRFLPQAVGSVRSSVLQVDPKLTEAARTLGRSSTGAFREVTLPLIAPGVAAGAALVFLTTMKELPATLMLSPLGFETLVSYIWLVRGAGSYGAAAIPALVLVGVSALSMVVILAQERYNG